The following coding sequences lie in one Leptospira hartskeerlii genomic window:
- a CDS encoding heavy-metal-associated domain-containing protein, which produces MYEIKLSGMTCNHCAGTVSKTIQSFDSESKPVVDLNSQTARFETKKDVSSLSKMLEEEGYPVVSINQE; this is translated from the coding sequence ATGTACGAGATCAAATTATCAGGTATGACCTGCAACCATTGTGCAGGAACCGTATCTAAAACAATCCAATCCTTCGATTCGGAGTCTAAACCCGTAGTGGATCTAAACTCCCAAACGGCACGTTTCGAAACCAAAAAAGATGTTTCTTCTCTTTCGAAGATGTTAGAAGAGGAAGGTTATCCTGTGGTTTCCATTAACCAGGAGTAA